TCTAATGCTATTTCTAGAGCTTGTTCTCCGTCTTCAGCTTCATATACTTCGGTGAATCCAAGAGAATGCCAATCAATGATAGTACTTATAGAGGAACGAACCAATTTTTCATCATCGACAATCAAAAGTTTATACATATAGTGTCCCACCTTTTTGTCTTAGTTTTAAGAACTTAAAAAAAGCATATCATCATAGAGTCAAAAAATCAATATGCTTACGAGTATTGTTAATAAATGGACCAAAACATCTTAAGAAATTGAATTAACTTTTTCTTGTAAGGGAATTATAATGTATCTATCGTAAGTGATGTGCTAATATTAACAATAACAATACTTTTAAGGAGGAGTTTTTTGAAAAAATTATTAGCACTTGTTATAACAATCTTTCTTTCAGTTACTTTATTTAATGGTTGCAAATATAATGATGATATCTACAAAAACGATAACAATTTTTCTGAAAATAATCAATCAGCAAATGATGGTAATGCAGATTTGCAGGTTGATATATCAAATTTGAAGTCCTATGATGGACAGTTACTTATTTATCCAACAAAAATAAAAGAAATACCCGAAAGACCTACTAATCCTGAATTATTGCCTTTAGCTGATCCTATGCATTGGTATGATATTAGATTTCCTGGGTGGGTACAAGACAAAATCAATATACCATCCTCTCCTGGTGATGGAGCTAAGGGTAAGAAAATATATGTAATCGTCACTAGTGAACATCCTTATTGGACAGCTGTTGGTATAGGAGCTAAAAAGGTAGCAGATGCATATGGTATAGATTTTAGAATGTTAAATCCAAATGGAGATTTATTGAAGCAGAATCAATTAATAGATGATGCAATAAATGATGGCGCTGACATGATTATATTAGCTGCCATTGATAAAAAAGAAGCGGTATCTCAAGCTATAAGAATCAATGAAAAAGGTATTCCACTAATCTTTTTCAATACACTGCCAGAATCTCAAGCGTTAAAGTATTGTCTTGCATGGACTGGACCAGATGATTGGGGAAACTTTCGTATGTTAGCAAGGGTTATGGCTGATGAATTGGACAAAGAAGGTGGTGTCTGTTATCTAAGGCATACACCGGTAGGCGGTTCACCTTATTATGCAAGGAATTGGGGACCTATTACGGAATTTAGAGAGTATGCACCTGATATTAAGTCACTTGATAGTAAGGATTGTGATTTTGATTATGATATGTCCAAGGAAATAGTGAAGAATTGGATTGATGAATATGGTGATGAAATAAAAGGTATCGTTTGTAGTGATGATTCGATACAAGCAATCGGCGCTATTGATGCCTGTAAGGAAACAGGAAGAAGTGACATAGTCATTGTAGCATCAGGTAATGGAAAAAATGGAATGGATGCGGTTAAGAAAGGGGATTTGTTCGCTATAACCTATCAATCAGCAGAAGCAGATGGGGCACTTCCTATAAAGGTTGCAGCTGATTGGTTTAATGGAAAAAAGATAAATGATATCTATTATCTATCTAGTAACATCATAACTGAAGAAAATGTAGATAAATATATGCCTGCTCAATGGTAAGGGAGGGATTTTATGACTTCAAAGGAAAGAGCATTAGCTCCAATTAAGAATAAGACTATGGATAGATTTCCAATGTGGTATGGTGGTGATCCAAAGACCACTGAAAATATTGTTGCAGCTCTAGGGGCAAAAGATGAAAATGAAGCATTGTACGATATATTAGATATTGATTATAAAACTATCAGACCTGAATATGTTGGTAAGCCTTACAAGACATACGAAGATGGAAGTTTTGATACTGATTGGGGTATACGAAGAGCAGGGCTTCATTACGGGCAAGCAATTACACATCCCCTAGCATACGCTAAGTCCGTTAAAGACATCATGGATTATCCTTATCCTGATATTGATGATTATGATTGTAAAATCACAGAAAAGCAATTGCGTGAAGCAGAAGGATATACAATCATCGGTGGAACTTGGTCTCCTTTTTTTCATGATGCTACTGAATTGATTGGTATGGAAGATTTTTTTATCAAAATGTACACAGATGAAAAAGTCATAGACACTCTTGTTGGAAAATGTTTCGATTTCTATTACGAATTAACCAAAAGAAGCTTTGAACAAAATCCTGGAGTGATTGATATGTTTTTCATGGGTAATGATTTCGGAACACAA
The window above is part of the Vallitalea guaymasensis genome. Proteins encoded here:
- a CDS encoding uroporphyrinogen decarboxylase family protein, producing MTSKERALAPIKNKTMDRFPMWYGGDPKTTENIVAALGAKDENEALYDILDIDYKTIRPEYVGKPYKTYEDGSFDTDWGIRRAGLHYGQAITHPLAYAKSVKDIMDYPYPDIDDYDCKITEKQLREAEGYTIIGGTWSPFFHDATELIGMEDFFIKMYTDEKVIDTLVGKCFDFYYELTKRSFEQNPGVIDMFFMGNDFGTQRSLLLSPEMWRKYFKPRIRKIVDLAHSNNAVTAVHSCGAIRKLIPDLIDVGFDAVNPIQVNASDMDPQELMDEFGNDITFFGGIDENDILLNQSEERVREETKRIIDILGRKGKYIVAASHDYLLPEVPAKNIIAMFDEAKKYGLGEFGRIS
- a CDS encoding sugar ABC transporter substrate-binding protein, translating into MKKLLALVITIFLSVTLFNGCKYNDDIYKNDNNFSENNQSANDGNADLQVDISNLKSYDGQLLIYPTKIKEIPERPTNPELLPLADPMHWYDIRFPGWVQDKINIPSSPGDGAKGKKIYVIVTSEHPYWTAVGIGAKKVADAYGIDFRMLNPNGDLLKQNQLIDDAINDGADMIILAAIDKKEAVSQAIRINEKGIPLIFFNTLPESQALKYCLAWTGPDDWGNFRMLARVMADELDKEGGVCYLRHTPVGGSPYYARNWGPITEFREYAPDIKSLDSKDCDFDYDMSKEIVKNWIDEYGDEIKGIVCSDDSIQAIGAIDACKETGRSDIVIVASGNGKNGMDAVKKGDLFAITYQSAEADGALPIKVAADWFNGKKINDIYYLSSNIITEENVDKYMPAQW